In Mytilus galloprovincialis chromosome 1, xbMytGall1.hap1.1, whole genome shotgun sequence, the following are encoded in one genomic region:
- the LOC143067209 gene encoding uncharacterized protein LOC143067209, producing MAGPFLEKPISTLRTSPIGLVPKEKGWRLISHLSYPEGSGVNDFIDRDECSVQYASFDEVIQMVSSLGKSALIGVRDIKSAFRLLPVHPSDFELLGIYFDEKFFVNKSMAMGCSISCNLFNKFSTFLHWLVVERSGVKSLVHYLDDFLFGGPEDTPVCQMMLDTFSDICEKLGVPIASEKSVGPVTSLKFLGLVIDTVEMVVRIPQDKLLKLKSLLEPILLNKKITHKDLESVVGLMAFCSRAITSSRAFLRRFYDVIGSIKNKKPFYSIRINNDLREDAKIWLIFLEHFNGDCYLSENTWITNETLHLYTDSCGNSDLGCGAYFDGKWAQYKWPEAWSNMPIMRDITFLELVPIVLAMFIWASNFQNRKILFRIDNMALVSIINKRTAKSKRLMAFIRPLVLFTMQHNIQFKAQHIDGCKNEIADSISRFQLKRFRELAPGAESVPENNPEEFRDLILSLKQTD from the coding sequence ATGGCTGGTCCCTTTTTAGAAAAGCCTATTTCTACTCTTAGGACTTCTCCTATCGGTCTAGTACCAAAAGAGAAAGGTTGGAGGTTAATATCTCATTTATCATATCCGGAAGGTTCCGGGGTCAACGATTTTATTGATCGCGATGAATGTTCCGTTCAATATGCATCTTTTGATGAAGTTATACAAATGGTCAGCTCACTCGGAAAGTCTGCATTGATTGGAGTACGGGACATAAAGTCCGCTTTTCGTTTGCTGCCAGTGCACCCATCAGATTTTGAATTATTAGGGATTTATTTTGATGAAAAGTtctttgtaaataaaagtatGGCTATGGGATGTTCAATTTCATGTAATTTATTCAATAAGTTTTCAACCTTTTTACACTGGTTAGTAGTTGAACGGAGTGGAGTGAAATCACTTGTGCATTATTTGGATGATTTTTTATTTGGAGGCCCTGAGGATACACCTGTATGTCAAATGATGCTAGACACTTTTTCAGATATTTGTGAGAAACTAGGTGTTCCGATTGCTTCGGAAAAATCAGTTGGACCTGTaacatctttgaaatttttaggATTGGTCATTGACACTGTTGAAATGGTTGTCAGAATACCACAAGACAAATTGTTAAAGCTAAAGTCCTTACTTGAACCGATTTTGTTGAATAAAAAGATTACACACAAGGACTTAGAATCAGTAGTGGGTTTGATGGCTTTCTGTTCAAGGGCGATTACTTCGTCTAGGGCTTTCCTTCGCAGGTTTTATGATGTCATAGggtctataaaaaataaaaagcctttTTATTCAATTAGAATAAATAATGATCTCAGAGAAGATGCAAAAATTTGGCTGATTTTTCTGGAACATTTTAACGGAGATTGTTATCTATCAGAAAACACGTGGATAACAAATGAAACGTTGCATTTGTACACTGACAGCTGTGGTAACTCTGATTTAGGTTGTGGTGCATATTTTGATGGTAAATGGGCACAATATAAATGGCCGGAAGCATGGTCAAATATGCCAATCATGAGGGACATTACTTTTTTAGAGTTAGTTCCAATTGTTTTAGCTATGTTTATATGGGCATCAAATTTCCAAAATCGAAAGATTTTATTTCGAATTGACAATATGGCATTAGTTAGCATTATCAATAAAAGAACTGCCAAGTCGAAGCGTTTGATGGCATTTATTCGTCCCCTTGTTCTTTTTACAATGCAACACAATATTCAGTTTAAAGCACAACATATTGATggttgtaaaaatgaaattgcaGACTCGATTTCTCGTTTTCAGTTGAAGAGATTCCGGGAACTAGCACCCGGGGCCGAGTCGGTTCCAGAAAACAACCCAGAAGAGTTCAGAGATTTGATATTGAGTCTGAAACAAACAGATTAA